GGGCGGCGGTCGCAGATCAGCTCGCGGATAGCGACGCCCCGCGCACCCCCGATATCGGCGGCGAGTCGGGAACCGAGGCGGTCGCAGGCGACCTCCGGACCCGAATCGAGTGAACGGCCTTCTTCGGTGGGGATGGTAATCGACCGATTCAACCCCACCGGTCGTCCGTACCCTCGTGAAATCCAAAAAACACTGCATAAGCAACCAACGATACGATACCACGAATCGAAGTCGTCTCCGACAGTCAGCAGCCGTCACGCGGCCGATCGAAACCGGGTTCCTCGATCCGGTCATGACGTTCTACAACGAAACAACCCACCCGGCGGTGTATCCACCGGTTCACTGGACGGCGTCGACCTGCCTTTTCGGCGTTTCGGTAACGAGCAAGCGGGCGCGTTCCATGTCTCGAGCAGGCACGGAACGCTTGCGTTCGACCCGATCAGGGGTTGCTCTCATCCGTCCCCCACCGGCCGTGAGCGTCCGGCGCCCACTCGGTCGGGACCGTCCGATCCGGGTTTTCGGGGCACATCGACCGATGTCCGTTCAGCGCTCGTTTCGTCAGAAATCCCTTCTCGCAGCGGGGACACTCTACTACCATCGTTCGACGGCTAGTCCACTTCTCCCTATGTCAATTTTTTGATTGGCACTCCGTCGGACTTGCGTGACCACGGGGAACGCGGGACGGCGGCGATATGCTCTCGCAATTGCCCTTTCAATAATATAATTTAATCTAGATATAGTTTAACGAATGTAGCTATCGGTGATATCGGGAAATGAGATATGAGGGATACCAGCGTACGGGTCGGTGTATGGATGACTTGACGGGATTTCAGCGGGACCTCCTGTACGTGATCGCCGGCCTCGACGATCCACACGGGCTGGCGATCAAGAGCACTCTCGAGGAGTACTACGACGACGAGGTCCACCACGGGCGACTCTACCCCAATCTGGACACGCTCTGTGATAAGGGACTGGTCGAAAAGGGATCCCTGGACCGACGGACCAACGTCTACGCCCTCACCGCCCGCGGCCGGCGAGAACTGGAGGCGCGACGGGAGTGGGAGATCCGGTACGTTCCAGCCGAATAGCGATCTCGGATACGGGGACTGTTCGTCGCCTGATCGCCGTGTTTCGAGCGCGGCGAATCCCCCATCCGTCGTACTGTCCCGCGACCGCCGTTAGTGGTCGTGTCCCGTCATCTCGGCGAAGGACACGCCGAACCGGTCCTCGAACAGTGCCATCGTTTCCTCCTCGATCGTCCGGAGGTCGTCGTCGGGTTCGCCCGGCGAGTGGTGCAACATCGCGTGGACCTGCTGGGCGGCCGAAAGCATCGCCAGGTCGCCGAGAGTTTCCGCGGACGTCTCATCGCCGTCTGCGAGCGTCTCGAGGAGTGCGGTCGGGACGACCACCTCGTCGCTCGACCCGTCGTCGCCGTCGATCGCGAACGTAACTGAGGGAGCCATACCCCGTACTGGGCGGGCGAACGAATAGATCCGTTGGTTGCGATCGGTCTCGCTTCCCCTTGACCGCCAAGGCCATCGGCTGCGTAGCCGGAGAACCAACTCGGATATTTTCATCGAGTCGTCACTCGAGACCAGAATCGTCTACCGACCGAGAGACGAAAAGTTGACAACGACCTCGTCCAGTGATCTGGCATGGACGACCTGACCGGGTTTCAGCGGGATCTCCTGTGGGCAATCGCTGGACTCGATGAACCACACGGGCTTGCGATAAAGGACGTCATCGAGGAGTACTACGGCTCGGAGGTCCACCACGGGCGTCTGTATCCGAACCTCGATACCCTCGTCGAGAAGGGACTGGTCGAGAAAGGGGAGATGGACAAGCGAACGAACGTCTACTCGGTCTCCAAGCGTGGGCGTCGGGAACTCGAATCGCGACGCGAGTGGGAACGACAGTTCATGGACACGGAAGCCGAGCCGACCAACTGACCACCGGATACTCACCGTCCTTCGATACGCCTGACCCGTCTGCTCCCCGGTAGGAACGACGGGCCGTGGTTCGGACAGTCAGATCCCCGTCTTTCGTCCCCGTCGACGCGGACGATCAGTGTGATTCCTTTATAGATAGCCGCGGCCCGCCTCGTAGTAGCGGTCGACCCGGCGCATCCCATCGATAAACGCGGGCAGGTCGACGGAGACGGCCGTACAGTCGGTACGTTGCAGCTCGTAGAGGGTGTTTCGCCATTCGGTTTCGAAGTGCTCCTCGATGCCGGCGGTCCGTATTCGGCGGGCGATCCGGTTTCGCGTCTCAGTGGAGACGCCGTCCACCGGAAGGTCATCGACCACACCGGTTTCGAGGGCCCTCGCGATCACTCCGGAGGTGTAATCACCCTCGACCAGCTCCCGTTCCCAGGTCGCGATCCAGTTTCCGATTCGGGCCAGATACTGAACGTACCAGGTGATCGAACGGAGGGTGCTGAGATCGGCCCGGGAGAACCCGGGGGAGTACATGAGATCGAGGTCGACGTAGGAGTAGACGGCCATATTGTGCGAGTCGTAGAGCTTACACTCCCGGGTATTGCCCATCGCCGGGTTGTCGTTGAGGAGGAGGCTGTAATCGATGGCGTTGAGCGTCTGTCCGACGTCGAAGTCGAACAGCGCCCGATACTCCCCGTAAAACGGCGCGTCCCGTTGGCGCTGCTCGAACCCGTTCCAGACCGTCTCGGCGAACCGAAGCCGCTTTTCGTCGAGCCCGTGTCGGTCATAGGAGATCTCCTGATGGGGACGGGACAGCTTTCGGGCCTCGTCGAACGTCTCGCCGTCGCCGTGGATCTCCGCGAGGTCGTCGAGCAATGTGATGTAGATCGCGAGGAGGAGTTTCTGCTCGAGGAGCTGGTCCGCATACCGCGCTTCGACGGTCGAGAGTCTGAACAGCGGGATCACTTCGTAGAGCCATTTCCAGAGGTACGGATCCCGATCCCCGATGGTGTCGTTGTACTCGTCTGCGAGACGGGCGAGGCCGGGCGGCAGGGTGACCGCCCTTACGTCCCGTAGAATCGCGTCGGAATCCCCGTCCTCGATGGCTGGCTGACTTACCATGAGCAATCCGATAACTCTACTATAAATACATAGTTTTTGTGATCTAATTTTTCTAGTACTATATATGTAAATCATCATATGAGCCGAATACGAC
This DNA window, taken from Halalkalicoccus subterraneus, encodes the following:
- a CDS encoding PadR family transcriptional regulator, with the translated sequence MDDLTGFQRDLLYVIAGLDDPHGLAIKSTLEEYYDDEVHHGRLYPNLDTLCDKGLVEKGSLDRRTNVYALTARGRRELEARREWEIRYVPAE
- a CDS encoding DUF7545 family protein — its product is MAPSVTFAIDGDDGSSDEVVVPTALLETLADGDETSAETLGDLAMLSAAQQVHAMLHHSPGEPDDDLRTIEEETMALFEDRFGVSFAEMTGHDH
- a CDS encoding PadR family transcriptional regulator, with product MDDLTGFQRDLLWAIAGLDEPHGLAIKDVIEEYYGSEVHHGRLYPNLDTLVEKGLVEKGEMDKRTNVYSVSKRGRRELESRREWERQFMDTEAEPTN